A single region of the Drosophila takahashii strain IR98-3 E-12201 chromosome 2R, DtakHiC1v2, whole genome shotgun sequence genome encodes:
- the LOC108055681 gene encoding glucose-induced degradation protein 8 homolog, with protein sequence MAEYKPNTSWPHRMMSFQCRQADLNRLVMNYLVTEGYQEAAKRFMAEAAVKPGPHMNTIGDRQRIQDAVRVGQVKYAMDLATRLYPRLFETDNYVFFHMQQLRLIEMIRDQKVEKALKFAQSKSSGFSKVDPRHFHEVERTMGLLAFDRPEYSPYGDLMYYSYRQKVAGQINAAMVRCQDAENKVQEDEPMEPRMMFLIKLILWAQNKLDREGYTDFHKINFDHGDFEEEFRRSFQGF encoded by the exons ATGGCCGAGTACAAGCCAAACACTTCGTGGCCCCACCGGATGATGAGCTTCCAGTGCCGGCAGGCGGATCTGAACCGCCTGGTGATGAACTACCTGGTCACAG AGGGCTATCAGGAGGCCGCCAAGCGTTTCATGGCCGAGGCGGCCGTGAAGCCGGGTCCCCACATGAACACCATCGGGGATCGACAGAGAATCCAGGATGCGGTGCGAGTGGGCCAGGTGAAGTACGCCATGGATCTGGCCACTCGGCTATATCCGCGCCTCTTCGAGACCGACAACTATGTGTTCTTCCACATGCAACAGTTGCGCCTGATCGAGATGATCAGGGATCAGAAGGTGGAGAAGGCCTTGAAGTTTGCCCAAAGCAAATCTTCGGGATTTTCGAAGGTCGATCCGAGGCATTTTCACGAAGTGGAACGGACCATGGGACTGTTGGCCTTCGATCGTCCGGAATACAGTCCCTATGGCGACTTGATGTACTACTCGTATCGCCAGAAGGTGGCAGGCCAAATAAACGCAGCCATGGTGCGTTGCCAGGATGCGGAGAACAAGGTACAGGAAGATGAGCCCATGGAGCCGAGGATGATGTTCTTGATCAAGCTGATTTTGTGGGCCCAGAACAAGTTGGATCGCGAGGGATACACCGACTTCCATAAGATCAATTTCGACCATGGTGATTTCGAGGAGGAGTTCCGCCGGAGCTTCCAGGGTTTCTAA
- the LOC108055616 gene encoding probable G-protein coupled receptor Mth-like 3, with the protein MCLLAVSFATVILLLAHKTTADIPDCDFYDTVDISNGQKFPNGSYLHDGLLIPANLVGEYSFRTLPDGSKEAVSSHVRGCVCKLKPCIRFCCSHYHKIDDSVCSDEMSKDELKSHNPYMNVTLNDGTVAKRHFREDLIVQSDLPMPCGEDKMSWIDHRLPGNGFKLFENGTFFRQWDEAFLDKREYCVQHFDFEANGIRMAPHFCHLYSEASPLAQSIVTLISMTFLVLTMSVYLYVKRLQNLHGKCFMCYMVALFMGYLILLLNLFNVWKFPSISCTTSGFLGYFFVMAAFFWLSVISFHLWTTLALPPDSLQRFLPKHRFLGYNVYAWGMALAMTCFTILADQVIEEDWAPRMGTNQCWIYTGDNAALIYFFGPMILLIAFNITMFVLTARSIMGVKKNVKNANKNNSEKQIYTVYLRLFIIMGLPWTLEIISFLLQKYKFSAKISMAGNYLNWSMGTIIFVLFILKPSTLKLLRKQLYPNNTIGITNMKSKEGRSTTIGSENQDGAQTHVHSNY; encoded by the exons ATGTGCCTACTTGCTGTATCGTTCGCCACAGTTATTTTGCTGTTGGCACACAAAACAACTGCGGATATTCCCGACTGCGACTTCTACGACACCGTAGATATCTCAAATGGTCAAAAGTTTCCGAACGGTTCATACCTACACGATGGCTTACTCATTCCAGCCAATTTGGTGGGTGAATATAGCTTCAGGACTTTGCCTGATGGCTCGAaggaggcagtgtcgagccACGTGAGAGGATGTGTCTGCAAACTGAAGCCCTGCATCAGATTTTGCTGCTCTCACTATCACAAAATAGATGACAGCGTGTGCAGTGATGAAATGTCGAAGGACGAACTGAAAAGTCACAATCCCTACATGAACGTGACCCTCAACGACGGAACGGTGGCAAAAAGACACTTTAGGGAGGATCTAATTGTGCAATCGGATCTGCCCATGCCCTGTGGGGAGGATAAGATGAGCTGGATAGATCATAGACTGCCCGGCAACGGCTTCAAACTATTTGAG AATGGAACCTTTTTCCGACAATGGGACGAGGCTTTCTTGGACAAACGGGAATATTGCGTGCAGCACTTTGACTTCGAAGCTAATGGTATTCGAATGGCTCCCCACTTTTGTCATCTTTACTCTGAAGCCTCGCCATTGGCACAGAGCATCG TGACTTTAATATCAATGACATTTTTGGTTCTTACAATGAGTGTGTACCTGTACGTCAAGAGGCTTCAGAATTTGCATGGCAAGTGCTTCATGTGCTACATGGTCGCCCTTTTCATGGGTTACCTAATACTGCTCCTCAACTTGTTTAACGTGTGGAAATTCCCCTCGATTTCCTGCACTACATCAG GATTCCTGGGCTACTTTTTCGTTATGGCCGCGTTCTTTTGGCTTTCTGTCATAAGTTTTCATCTGTGGACCACTTTAGCCCTTCCCCCTGACTCGTTGCAACGCTTTTTGCCAAAGCATCGGTTTCTCGGCTACAATGTCTACGCTTGGGGCATGGCTCTAGCCATGACATGTTTCACCATCCTAGCTGACCAAGTCATTGAGGAGGATTGGGCACCTCGGATGGGCACCAACCAATGTTGGATCTACA CTGGAGATAATGCTGCCTTGATATACTTCTTTGGACCGATGATACTGCTGATTGCATTCAACATAACCATGTTTGTCCTGACGGCTCGCAGTATAATGGGAGTTAAGAAGAATGTCAAGAATGCCAATAAGAACAACTCGGAGAAACAAAT TTATACCGTTTATTTGCGGCTTTTTATCATCATGGGATTACCCTGGACCTTGGAGATTATATCATTTCTTTTGCAAAAGTACAAGTTTTCGGCTAAGATTTCAATGGCGGGTAACTACTTAAACTGGTCTATGGGTACCATCATATTCGTGCTGTTTATTTTAAAGCCAAGCACTTTGAAACTCTTAAGGAAGCA ACTATATCCAAACAACACGATCGGTATTACCAATATGAAGTCAAAAGAAGGTCGGAGTACGACTATCGGAAGTGAAAATCAAGACGGAGCACAAACTCATGTTCACTCTAATTACTGA